Proteins from a genomic interval of Euwallacea fornicatus isolate EFF26 chromosome 1, ASM4011564v1, whole genome shotgun sequence:
- the Art1 gene encoding protein arginine N-methyltransferase 1: protein MDTMEAAPATNHIAENHKVARMEDIPAEEMTSRDYYFDSYAHFGIHEEMLKDEVRTLTYRNSMYHNKHLFNGKVVMDIGCGTGILSMFAAKAGAKKVIAVECSNIVEYARQIIESNKLDHIITIVKGKVEEITLPEGIEKVDIIISEWMGYCLFYESMLDTVLFARDKWLQPNGLLFPDRCSLFITAIEDRQYKDEKINWWDDVYGFDMSSIRKVAISEPLVDVVDPKQVVTGPALVKEVDLYTVKKEDLDFSSSFLLGVRRNDYVQALVTYFTVEFTKCHKRIGFTTAPDAPYTHWKQTVFYFEDYMTVQKGEEIHGVFTMKPNLRNNRDLDFVIKLDFKGDLCEVHEENRYRMR from the coding sequence ATGGACACCATGGAAGCAGCACCTGCAACTAACCACATCGCCGAAAACCACAAAGTGGCGAGGATGGAAGACATCCCAGCTGAAGAGATGACTTCAAGAGATTACTACTTTGATTCATATGCCCATTTTGGCATCCATGAAGAAATGCTTAAAGATGAGGTGCGAACACTAACTTACCGCAACTCTATGTACCACAACAAGCATTTGTTTAATGGTAAAGTTGTCATGGATATTGGGTGTGGTACAGGAATCCTTAGCATGTTTGCTGCAAAAGCTGGAGCCAAAAAGGTCATTGCTGTTGAATGCTCGAATATTGTAGAATATGCCAGGCAGATTATTGAGTCTAATAAACTGGACCACATAATCACTATAGTTAAAGGAAAAGTGGAGGAAATCACCCTTCCAGAAGGCATTGAGAAAGTTGATATCATAATCTCTGAGTGGATGGGGTATTGCCTGTTTTATGAGAGTATGTTGGACACAGTACTCTTTGCCCGGGATAAGTGGCTGCAGCCCAATGGTTTACTTTTCCCGGATCGCTGCTCTTTGTTCATTACTGCCATTGAAGATCGCCAGTATAAGGATGAGAAAATCAACTGGTGGGATGATGTATATGGCTTTGATATGAGCTCAATAAGAAAAGTGGCTATAAGCGAACCTCTAGTGGATGTAGTGGATCCCAAACAAGTAGTAACTGGTCCAGCACTAGTGAAGGAAGTGGATCTGTACACAGTCAAAAAGGAGGATCTAGACTTCTCATCCAGCTTCTTGTTAGGTGTGCGAAGGAATGATTATGTGCAAGCATTGGTCACATACTTCACAGTTGAGTTTacaaaatgtcacaaaagaATTGGCTTCACTACAGCCCCTGACGCTCCTTACACCCACTGGAAGCAAACAGTATTCTACTTTGAAGATTACATGACTGTACAGAAGGGAGAAGAGATCCACGGAGTGTTCACCATGAAGCCAAATTTGCGCAACAATCGCGACTTGGATTTCGTCATTAAACTGGATTTCAAAGGCGATCTTTGCGAGGTGCATGAAGAGAATAGGTATAGGATGCGCTAA
- the LOC136344000 gene encoding tRNA-specific adenosine deaminase 2 yields the protein MSMSTSNSSVINLSEQEQFFMAKAFEFAKQALAHKEVPVGCIFVYQNTILAVGCNEVNETKNATRHAEIICIDQVVTYCKNHNLSFKEVFQEIDVYVTVEPCIMCAAALYQLDIRSLVFGCRNDRFGGSTVFDVSKVLKPQTQVKGGYKADEAMELLKEFYKGQNPNAPPSKVNAKNTC from the coding sequence ATGAGTATGAGTACTAGTAACAGTTCTGTGATAAACTTAAGTGAACAAGAACAGTTTTTCATGGCAAAAGCATTTGAATTTGCAAAACAAGCTCTAGCCCATAAAGAAGTACCAGTGGGATGCATTTTTGTGtaccaaaatacaattttggCAGTGGGTTGCAATGAGGTAAATGAAACTAAAAACGCCACTCGTCATGCCGAGATTATTTGTATTGACCAAGTTGTAACCTATtgcaaaaatcataatttaagtTTCAAGGAAgtttttcaggaaattgatGTTTATGTTACAGTAGAACCGTGCATTATGTGTGCGGCGGCTCTGTATCAATTAGATATTAGGAGTCTTGTTTTTGGGTGCAGAAATGATAGATTTGGAGGAAGTACTGTGTTTGATGTTAGTAAAGTTTTAAAGCCTCAAACTCAGGTTAAAGGAGGTTATAAAGCTGATGAAGCAATGGAATTGCTCAAGGAGTTTTATAAGGGCCAAAATCCTAATGCTCCTCCTTCTAAAGTTAATGCTAAGAATACTTGTTGA
- the Sec13 gene encoding protein SEC13 homolog, whose amino-acid sequence MVSIINSLDTGHEDMIHDAEVDYYGLRLATCSSDNSVKVYDIKNGASTLLDDLKGHFGPVWQIAWSHPKFGNLLASCSYDRKVIIWKETNRKWAKYYEYANHDSSVNSVQFAPAELGLILACGSSDGSISILTYTPETNSWDARKVQNAHAIGCNSVSWAPATTPLFNGNESEQQPLVKRLVSGGCDNLVKIWREDRDQWIEENKLEVHSDWVRDVEWAPSVGIYRHTIASCSQDRKVVIWNSNDCINWNSTILHLFDDVVWNVSWSLNGNILAVSGGDNKISLWSQNAEGVWQCISDVSKGQGHINN is encoded by the exons ATGGTGTCCATAATTAACTCACTGGATACAGGCCATGAGGATATGATCCACGATGCCGAAGTAGACTATTACGGGCTCCGCCTGGCCACTTGTTCTTCGGACAACAGTGTTAAAGTCTACGACATCAAAAACGGAGCGTCCACCCTCTTAGATGATCTCAAAGGACACTTTGGCCCAGTCTGGCAAATTGCTTGGAGCCATCCCAAGTTTGGCAACCTTCTTGCCTCTTGTTCCTATGACCGAAAGGTGATCATATGGAAGGAGACCAATCGCAAATGGGCAAAGTATTATGAATATGCCAACCACGATTCAAGTGTCAATTCTGTGCAATTTGCCCCTGCCGAACTCGGTCTAATCTTAGCCTGTGGTAGTAGTGATGGCTCAATTTCAATTCTCACTTATACACCTGAGACTAACAGCTGGGATGCTAGAAAGGTCCAAAATGCCCATGCTATAGGATGCAACTCTGTGAGCTGGGCTCCAGCAACTACCCCTTTATTTAATGGCAATGAGAGTGAACAGCAGCCATTGGTAAAACGACTAGTTTCAGGGGGATGTGACAATTTGGTGAAGATTTGGAGAGAGGACCGAGACCAGTGGATTGAAGAAAACAAGCTTGAA gTTCACTCTGATTGGGTTAGGGATGTAGAATGGGCCCCTTCAGTGGGCATCTACCGACACACAATAGCATCATGTTCTCAAGACCGAAAAGTTGTTATTTGGAACTCAAATGATTGCATCAACTGGAATTCAACAATACTGCATCTCTTCGATGATGTTGTTTGGAATGTCAGCTGGTCTTTAAATGGGAATATATTGGCTGTTTCAGGTGGTGATAATAAGATTTCTTTGTGGTCACAAAATGCAGAAGGTGTGTGGCAGTGTATCAGTGATGTTTCCAAAGGACAGGGACATATTAATAactaa
- the alph gene encoding protein phosphatase 1A, with protein sequence MGAFLDKPKTEKFQEVGEGNGLRYAVASMQGWRVEMEDAHSARCAGLTDDERLRDWSYFAVFDGHAGARVSAHCADHLLDAIVAQEEFSEDVIKGIRQGFLELDDKMRNLPEMCSGEDKSGTTAVCAFVSPKGLFIANCGDSRAVLCRSGLPAFSTQDHKPGLPSERDRIVKAGGSVMIQRVNGSLAVSRALGDFEYKNVKGRGPCEQLVSPEPEIFMQERDDRVDEFLVLACDGVWDVMSNEDLCAYVRSRLQVTDDLREVTSQVIDTCLYKGSRDNMSIVLVVFPGAPRPYPEAVQAEKELEATLERRIKEIVEQNSDIEFLQLLSKLDTLEIEGLPPGGGLPSKRALIERMYKQLLPDRADTDLDAFN encoded by the exons ATGGGGGCTTTTCTCGATAAAccaaaaactgaaaagttCCAAGAGGTCGGAGAGGGAAATGGACTCAG GTATGCAGTGGCCAGTATGCAAGGTTGGCGCGTTGAAATGGAAGACGCTCACTCAGCTCGCTGCGCTGGTCTGACCGACGACGAACGGCTGCGCGATTGGTCTTATTTCGCCGTTTTTGACGGGCACGCAGGCGCTCGCGTCTCGGCCCACTGCGCCGACCATCTTCTTGACGCTATCGTCGCGCAAGAAGAATTCAGCGAAGACGTCATCAAGGGAATCCGACAGGGATTTCTTG AGTTGGACGATAAAATGCGTAATTTACCTGAAATGTGCTCGGGTGAGGACAAGTCCGGTACGACAGCGGTCTGCGCCTTTGTTTCGCCTAAAGGGCTATTTATTGCCAACTGCGGCGACTCGCGAGCAGTACTTTGTCGCAGCGGTCTACCCGCCTTCAGTACGCAAGACCACAAGCCCGGTTTACCCTCCGAACGGGACCGCATCGTTAAGGCGGGCGGTAGCGTTATGATTCAGAGGGTGAACG GCAGCCTGGCGGTGAGCCGAGCTCTAGGCGATTTTGAGTACAAAAACGTAAAGGGACGCGGCCCTTGCGAGCAGTTGGTGTCCCCCGAGCCGGAGATATTCATGCAGGAGCGAGATGACCGAGTCGACGAGTTCCTAGTGCTGGCTTGCGACGGCGTGTGGGACGTTATGAGCAACGAAGACCTGTGCGCGTATGTCAGAAGTCGGTTACAGGTTACGGACGATCTACGAGAGGTCACTAGTCAAGTTATTGATACCTGTTTGTACAAG ggCAGTCGTGATAACATGTCCATAGTGCTGGTGGTGTTTCCCGGAGCGCCGCGGCCCTATCCCGAGGCTGTGCAAGCGGAAAAGGAGTTGGAGGCCACGTTGGAGCGGCGCATTAAAG aaATCGTTGAACAGAACAGTGACATTGAGTTCTTGCAATTACTTTCGAAACTCGACACGTTAGAGATCGAGGGCCTCCCTCCCGGGGGCGGGCTGCCTTCTAA ACGAGCACTAATCGAGCGCATGTACAAACAATTGTTACCGGACCGGGCGGACACA GACTTGGATGCGTTCAACTAA
- the Smug gene encoding single-strand selective monofunctional uracil DNA glycosylase — translation MLKKKLFDPQSQSSKLTCPPTPSNVQQTALLDLSLINCPSGEVSKYFSNTEQSPLTMQSFTKQILDVQRNLSNRLNQHNFLKPPVQYVYNPLDYAKVPNELYFSKYCQSPKKLLFVGMNPGPFGMCQTGVPFGDTSRVREWLQIKGEVSKPPNECPFRPIQGFNCIRKEQSGDRFWKFWESQCGTAENFFKNAFVYNYCPLAFMDKQGRNVTPADLKECKELESICDEYYSEIINLMEPNFIIAIGRYIEKRTYLLFKRTGNKIPILCMPHPSPRTINNQNWPAKALQFIDNNNLKKYFELE, via the exons atgttaaagaaaaaattatttgatccTCAAAGTCAAAGTTCTAAACTCACTTGCCCACCTACTCCATCTAACGTTCAACAAACCGCGCTTCTCGATCTCTCCCTGATTAACTGCCCGTCTGGAGAGGTTTCCAAATACTTCTCCAACACTGAGCAATCGCCCTTAACAATGCAGTCCTTTACAAAACAGATCCTTGATGTTCAAAGAAACCTCAGCAATCGCCTCAATCAGCATAATTTTCTCAAACCTCCTGTTCAGTATGTTTATAACCCCCTGGACTATGCTAAAGTCCCTAATGAACtctatttttccaaatattgtcAGTCACCTAAAAAGCTGCTTTTTGTGGGCATGAACCCAGGTCCCTTTGGGATGTGTCAAACTGGAGTTCCATTTGGAGACACTAGTCGAGTTAGAGAGTGGCTTCAAATTAAAGGGGAGGTATCCAAACCTCCCAATGAGTGCCCATTTAGGCCTATCCAAGGCTTTAACTGTATTCGCAAAGAACAGAGTGGGGACAGATTTTGGAAGTTTTGGGAGAGTCAGTGTGGGACAgctgagaatttttttaaaaatgcttttgttTACAATTACTGCCCTTTAGCTTTTATGGACAAGCAGGGGCGTAATGTCACTCCTGCTGATTTAAAG gAATGTAAGGAACTTGAGAGTATCTGTGATGAATACTATTCAGAGATAATCAATCTTATGGAACCCAATTTCATAATTGCGATAGGAAGGTACATTGAGAAGCGCACATATCTTCTTTTCAAAAGGACAGGCAATAAGATCCCAATCTTGTGTATGCCTCACCCAAGTCCACGTACCATTAACAACCAAAATTGGCCTGCAAAGGCCCTGCAGTTTATTGACAATaacaatcttaaaaaatactttgaatTGGAGTAA